The Methanobacteriales archaeon HGW-Methanobacteriales-1 DNA window TAAACCTCGCGACCCTAAATATTACCTTGATGGAGAAGTAAATTATCCCTTACTGGGTAAAGCATTGAAATTCAAGGAGGGCCTTCGAGAAATCATACTATTAGCTGAAGAGAAGAATATGGTCCTCATGTGCAGTGAAGAAAATCCTTATCAATGCCACCGCCACCATTTGATTGGCCATAACCTGCAGAAAAAAGGTTTTAAAGTTATTCACATTCGTAAAGGTGGTGTAAATGAGAAAATTGATTATCAAAAGACTCTTTTTTAGAAATTTATAGATGGGTTCTTAAAAATTTAATTCGCATAGTTTTTAATCCTACTATTTAAAATAGCGTTACCATCAATTCAAGGCATTAAAATATCTTGACTATGTATTTGACTACTTATTATTAATTAAAAAATAAATTTTGACCACTATTTTGACCACTATTTTATAAAAATATTTTAAAAATTATTTTTCAAAACATAGTAGGTGGAACGGCTGCCACCCTTTTTTTCAATAAGATTCAAATCCATTAATCTCCTGAGATCTTTGTATGCACCCTGACGAGAGATATTAAACAATTTTTTAACTTCTAAATTACTAATCTGCCCATTTAAATGAAGATACTCAATAATTTTTATCTGCTTTTTAGATAATTTAATCTGTTCTTGAGGAGAGACATCTGGAGAGAATAGCAGTATTTGGTCTTTTATACGGGAAATTGAAATTAAAAATCCTTCTAAAAAGTATTCTAACCATTCAGTCAGATCCCTGGTTTTTTTATCTACTGAATTAATGGCCTTATAATACTCGGTCAGGTCACTTTCATAGTACTCATCAAGGGTAAAAAACCTATCAACGTCAAATTCTTCCAGATGAAGAAATAGTGCAGTCAAAACCCTGGCAGTTGATCCATTGCCTTCTGTAAATGGTTGTATTCTCATAAATTCATAATGGACGATTCCCGCAGCAATAACTGGATTTAAATCACCCAGATTATTAATCCATTTAATGAATTTTTCCATTTCTCTTTCAACTAGATAGGCAGAAGGCGGTGTAAAAATCACATCTCCCTGGTTATTGGACATGAATACAGGTACGGTACGATACTTACCACACAAAGAATTATCATCTAATATTTGGTAATTTATATCGTGATGAAGCTTTAAAATAGACTCTTTAGTGATTTTTTCATCACTAGAATACATATCTAGCTTTTTAAGAACATTTAAGTAATTTAATACTTCTTGCTGGGCATTTTCATCTGCACTGACTTTAAGGCCTCGAGCTAACTTATCTACTTCATTCAAGGTAAGTGGATTATCTTCAATAGCTGTGGAATAATGAACTGATTTTAAAAGAGCTTCCCTTTTAAAAGAAACTTCCATTTCCAATAATAAATGTGTATTATCTATAAAATTTCGAATAGAATTAATTTTTAAAAGATCATTTACCATATTTTGAGTGTAAATGAAATGGGGATGAAACATGTTTTTTAGGCCTATAAATTTTTTAATTGAAAAATATTTTTATTGAAAATTTTTTCATTATTGATTTTATTTTTATTGAAAATTTTATGGATACTATTAGTTAATTTGACAACTTTTTGACTACTATTTGTATGGGAGTTATATAATAAATATTTGACTACTAATTTGACAACTTTTAATTACAGTAAGTAAGTTGATTTTTAGAATTTAATTCTTGCCAAGTTTATACTAAAAAAATAGAAATTACTACTAAAATTGATTATTTTTATCATGTTTCCACTATTTATTTTATTGATTCCATGGATTTTAGAAGTTACTGGGGGATAAAATGGTTGAAAAAGCAGTACCAGAATTTTTAAATGATATAGAAATTTTAAAAAAATCTAATCTTGAATTAAAATCGATATGTGCGGGATAATGGAATAAGTTTGCTTGAGAATTTGTTGTAAAATAAATCAGATTTTTCTAATTACTTTAATAGTTATTAGGCCATGAATATCCTTATAAATAAAGTAATATTCAAAAATAATTGATATTTAAATTTATAGTTTTGATAATTCGGCCAGAATGTCAGATGGATTAACATCATATTGGCGTGTTTTTATTTCAATGTGTTCTTCAGTTATATCATGAATAGAATGCCAGTCATGCTTTTTAAGATATGCAATTTTATTTTTCTCAAAATCATTAACAATTATTTGAACTGCATTTCTTAATTCTAATTCCGGAGCTATTATGGGCCGGGCCTCTTCATCAGGAGTATAAGGATAATATTCATCAAGGTATTCCCATACTTTATCCATAGTTATATCGATTTTTTGAGCTCTTATGAATCTCGCAATCTGATGATCCTGCAATTCTGTGTGAATCCATTCATTAATACTTGCTCCTTCAGGAATGGATCTCTCGGCCTTAATAACAATTGTTTTTATAATTGGATTAACCAGATTAATATAATTTGAATCATCTAGTTGGGATGTTTCATCCAATCTACGGAGTATTGAATCTCTAGCTTTGGTATGATGCTCTAATTCTTTTAAAAGAAGATGTCTTTCAATGGAAACATCTGCTCGTTGAGTTATACCCACAGCTAAAGCATCCTTTAATCGAATATTATTTTCTTTAGCTAATTTTAATAGTTCTGATGAAATTTCAACTTTAACTTCCTCTAGCATTCAAACCCATCCTAAACAAAATATGTAATCATGTTTTTCATTTTTAAGACTTATTTTTAATTTTCTTATATTTAAATAATAAAATTTCTATGTTATTTTAATCAACTATATTTTTTTTGATATTAAATAATTTCCAGGTTATATATTCTTTACTAGATGATAAATAGGTTAATGGTCATTACTCTGATAAAAAATATTGTAATGGAAAGTCAAAAATAAGAAAAAAAGATAAAATTAGAACTCACATTAGGAAAATAGTGTTTTAACTCTTAAATTACATCCCTATACTCTTTTTAAATAATAGAAAATTGGATTATATGCTTTATTTTGATTATATTAAAAAAAATCTACGGGGATTATATAGAAATATGCTCCATAATTTCTAAATAATACTCAAAAACATTTATTAACTTACAAGTACCATTAAGAATAATTAATAGATAAATTAACTTCTTATTACAACATTACAAAACAGGAATAACATGGTCAGCAAGGTACTTGAGAGACTGAAAAATGACATTCGCTACCGGGATAAAATAGCGCATGTAGAAACTCTCCCAGCCCGCGAGGCCCAGTACTGTGAAGTGGAAAACCTTCCAGAAAATATAATGAATTATCTGGATAAAAACAATTTTCAGCTATATCAACACCAGGCTCAGGCTTTCAAACATGTGCGTGCAGGAGAAAATGTTTTAATTACCACTCCCACCGCTTCTGGAAAAACTATGGCTTTTAATTTGCCTATTATGGAGCAACTCACGGCAGATAATGATGCCACCGCACTCTATATCTATCCGGCCAAGGCCCTGGCCAATGACCAGCTTCAAATAATTAAAAGTCTGGAAAGTGATCTTGATCTTAAACTCATATCAAATATCTATGATGGAGACACTCCTAAGAGTGAACGGCCCTGGATTAAGAAAAATTCACGATTAATTTTAACCAATCCCTATGAACTCCACCTTATTCTCTACTGGCATCACCAGTGGGAGAGATTCTATAAAAACCTTAAATTCGTGGTTATTGACGAGGCCCACCAGTACCGTGGAGTTTTTGGCTCTAATGTGGCCTTTTTAATTAGAAGATTGAAAAGAATATGCCATTACTATGGTTCTAATCCCCAGTTCATTCTCTCATCAGCCACCCTGGCCAATCCCCAGGAATTTGCTGAGAAATTAATTGGAGAACCCTTCCAGCTTATTTCTAAAGATACTTCTCCCAGTGGAGAGAAACATTTCATTCTCTATAATCCCTATAATAAGAAGAATGATCTTTCAGTTCACCAGGAGACCATGAACTTATTTTTATTCTTCATAATTCAGGATTTACAGACGCTTTGTTTCACGGTATCTCGTAAGATGGCCGAACTCATTGCTATGTGGTCCAAAAACCAGATTGGTGAGAAAAAACCAAAATTGGCTGATAAAATAACTGCTTATCGAGCGGGTTATCTGGCTGAAGAGAGGCGAAATATTGAGGAAAAACTCAGATCGGGAGAACTGGTGGGAGTAACCACCACCAATGCTCTGGAGCTGGGAATAAATATTGGTTCATTGGATGCAGTAATTATATCAGGATACCCGGGAACCATGATATCCACCTGGCAGCAGGCGGGAAGGTCTGGTCGGAAACATAAAGACAGTCTGGTGGTATTAATGGCCTTCCAGAACCCACTGGACCAGTACTTTATGAACAATCCTCAGTTTTTATTTGATAAGGCGCATGAAAATGCCATAATCGATTTGCAGAATCCCCACATTGTAAAGGCCCATCTTTTATGTGCTATTAATGAGCTGCCCTTAAATAAAAAAGACTTAAAAGAATATTTTGAGGCAGAACCTTCTATCTTAAGCGACCTGATTAATAATGGAACTATTAGGGAAACTCCATACACTTGGATTTATAATTCTAATGATAATCCTGCTTTTCAACATGGATTAGATCAGATATCCTCAGATATTTTCAAGGTAATGCATAGTAATCGATTAATGGAGAAAATGGAACGTTCCCATGCCTATCGAGAGGCCCACGAAGGCGCGGTCTTAATAAACCAGGGAGAGACCTACACCGTAGAGACCTTTGATAGTGAAAGAAGATTTATAAATGTGGCCAAAAGAACAGTGGACTATCACACCCAGGTTTTAAAGGACGTTGACATAAAGATAACTGAAAAAATAGATCAAAGAGAAATAGGTGGACTTAAAGTCCACTTTGGAGAACTGGAAGTTTCAGAAGATTTTTACAAGTACAAAATAATGAATTACCGTAAGGTTCTGGGGACTTATCCTCTGGATTTACCTCCCTTAAAATTCAGAACCCGGGGAGTATGGTTTACCCTACCGGCATCACTAAAAGATGAACTGGAAAAGAAATTCGACGGGGATGAAATATTTGCCGGTGGTTTGCATGGTACCGAGCACGCACTCATCGCCCTTTTCCCGTTACATGTAATGTGCGATAGATTTGATATTGGTGGATTATCAACCCCATATCATCCAGATACTCAAGAACCAAGTATATTCATTTATGATGCTTATGAGGGGGGCATAGGGCTGGCTGAAAAAGCCCTGGAAGTATTTGAAGAACTGGTGGATTCAACCCGGGCCCTGGTTGACAACTGCCAATGCAAAGACGGATGTCCATCCTGCATATACTCTCCAAAATGTGGTAATGAGAATAGGCCACTTCACAAAGACGCTACCAGCTACATACTAAAGAAAATGCGTCAGAATATGGAATCTGGTAAAGTGGAAGAGATAATTCCTGAAATATCTCAGATAGCTGGTGATGGAGTAAAAGATATTAATGATGGAATATCCCTTAAAGATGAACCATCTCCTGAAAATATCTCCATGCACCCACCACAAGCACCGGCCAAGGCTCTGGCGGGTTCTGGGGCTTATGTAGAATTTGAAGCATTAGATAAACTTCGAGAAAGGGGAAAAGAGCTATATGCTAACGGAGAATCCGAAGAAGCATTATCATTCTTTGAAAGGGCCCTGGAAATCAAACCAGAAGATGCACATTTACTGCAATATAAGGCCATGTCCTTAGAACAAAATGGTAATCATCCCCTGGCCCTGGAATATTATAAACAGGCCCATGCACTTGATTCAAAAGATGAGGATTTACTTTATCACCTGGCCATATCACTTTATAACAATAAAGAATACTTAGAGGCCAAACTTCTCTTAAGTGACATTATAAAGTCCAATCCTCAAAGTGATCAGGCCTGGTATTTATTAGGAGTAATTTTACAAGCCCAGGAGGATATTTATGGTGCTATTCAGTTTTATAGTAAGGCCTTAAGCTTGAATCCTGATCATGAGGAAGCATCTGAAAGTTTAAGGAAGTTGCTTTAAATTAATAAATCAATTAGTAACTACAAATAATTTATTAATCTTATAAATCACGTGCCATGAAATTTATAATATACCATAACCATAAGCCAATTAATAACTAAGGGACCCCATATTATAATTAAAGCTTATTTAACTCAATAAAGGATTAATATGTCATCTGATAAATACAACAAACACGAAAAATATCTGAAAGATTCACTTTCAACCTACACCGATCCGGTTGAACGGTTAAAGGCCAAATTAATGGAAGAAAATGAAAATAAAACCATTGAAGATTTAGGTGGGGAAGAAATTGAAACAGATCACGGTAAAACATTTCAGATAACTAATCGGGAAAAAATTAAATTCAATCTTAAATCCTCTAAAAAAGTTAAAAAATCCATCAATTGTGATTTTAAACTTTTATCTGGAGTGGGAGATTCAACAGAATTTAAATTAAAAACAGATGGCTTTAAAACCATGGAAGACCTCACCCAACACCCACGTTTTGGTCCAAAGGCCGAAATTTTCCTGGAGAAAGTTGATAATGGAATGGCCTGTGATATAATAGACCTGGTAAAAAACAGATATCCTGCGTCTCACAAGCGGGTTTTGGAATGTGCCGGATTTAAAGAGCCAGAACACTTCATATTTCTGGATATAGAGACCATGGGATTATCCAACGTGCCCGTGATACTCATGGGAGAGGCCACTCTACAAGATGATGAGATTGAAGTTAAACAATATTTGTTGCGTGATTATGGTGAAGAACCAGCAGTTCTATCTGCCTTTACTTCTCATGTCAATGAGGACACGGCCTTTGTATCATTTAATGGTGCAAGTTTTGATTTACCATTTATAAAAAATCGTTTAAGGTTTTTTTCCATAAAAAATGATTTAAACAGACCTCATTTTGATTTATTGCATTTTTCCAGACGATTTTGGAAAGATGATTTACCTAACTGCCAGTTAACCACGATTGAGGAACACTTATTTGATATTGAACGGATAGATGATGTTCCAAGCGGTGATATTCCGGACTACTATAAAACTTATCATCAAACTGGCAATATAGGGCCTTTAATGCCCATAATAGAGCACAATCGGATGGATATTGTTACTTTGGCCTTGATTATGTCCCGGATGCATGAGGATTTGTAGTCAGATTTTATATTATGAATAATAATCCTAATATATTAGAAATTGATTTATTTTTTCTTTAATTTTCTATCATACTCTTTTTTTTAATAATCAATGCCATTTATTCTAATTTTAAAAATTTATTTGTAATGTATGGTTGGAACTGATTAATGATTAATAACAATTCCATGAATCAAATTCACTAATGCAAAATCATTTCAAAGAAAGATTTATCTTATATTAATCCTTAAAATATTTATTAGATAACTATTATAATTTAAAACTAGGATAAAAATAAAATATAATAATTAAAGTTCTCTAAAGAATCAATAATATAATAGAATCAAATTTAATTCCATCATGATTCTTAAAATTATATCTAAATTATGAATTTAGTAAATTAATAAGATAATTAATCATTAATCAATGAAATTCACTTCATCAATTTATAATAATAAATGTAAAAATAGACAATATAAGAGGGAAAATATGGGGTCTAAAGCAAACAAATCAATTCAAAAAGAATTTAAGAGTTTAAGAAGGAAATTACTTGATTTAAGTATGCGTAATCAGCTTTTAAACTTTAGACCTCGCTCTAGAACCATTGAAGTGGTAAATGATACTCCCTCTCACATTTACGATTATCTGGTTTTAAATGAGAAAAAAATGCAGTTCCTGCCTCAAAGAGATGAAAAAGAACTGGAAAGAGAATTAGAAAAAGAGGCTGAAGAGAAAAGAGAACTACCCGAAGATCTCTCCGATGAAAACAGTGCTATTTTAGAATCCATGGTGGAGAACCTCAAAATAGCTAAAGTAGATACCATAGTAAAAGATGAAGATAACACTGAAGATAAAGACTCGGATCTCTGGGAATTCCCACCAATTGACGAGGAAACGGTAGAAGAACAGAAAAACCGTTTTTTGGAAACGGAATTAACACCATCTGAACTTCAAAGAAGACTATTTTATATTAATCAAAGGGCCCGTACCATGCTCCAGGAACAGGGATACAATATCCTTTACTTAGGGCTGGGTTTTTTAGAATGGGACGAACCACATGTACCAGATATAAGAAAGGCTCCACTGGTTCTTATTCCAGTTATCATTGAAAGAAGAAAAGTAGGGATGTCTTTTTCTATCCACTGGGACGGTAATGACATACTAACCAATATTTCTCTCCAGGCCAAATTAAAGGAACAAGATATTGAACTTCCTGAATTTAGCATGCCGGCTAATGCCGAGGACATTAAAAAATATTTAAAGAAGGTTAAAAAGGCCACTAAATCCATGAAAGGATGGAAAGTCCACGACGAAATACAGCTTGGTTTCTTTTCATTTACCAAGTTCGTCATGTACCGTGACCTGGACCCGGCCACTTACAAGGAAACTATAGATATAACTGAAAAACCATTAATAAGTGCTATTTTTAACCCAGATTTAGCAAAAGAACGCTATAATTTCATGGAAAGTGAAGTGGATGAACGACTTAAATATAAAGACGTTTACCATGTAATGGATGCTGATTCGTCACAAATAGCCGCCATAGAAGATGTTAAAGCAGGATCTAACCTGGTGGTGGAAGGACCACCAGGAACGGGTAAATCACAGACCATTGTTAATCTCATTGCTGAGCTCATGGCCAATGACAAAACCATATTATTTGTCAGTGAGAAAATGGCTGCTCTGGAAGTGGTTAAAAGCCGTCTGGATCGAATAGGCCTGGGAAAATTCTGTTTAGAGTTGCACTCTCATAAAACTCGTAAAAAAGATGTTTTACAGGAGTTGGAAAGTTCACTAAAGGATATGCAGGAAGAAGAACTGGATATTGATCGGCAGCTTAATCGTTTAGAGACCCTTAGAAAACAATTAAATGAATATAATAGGGCACTTCATCAACCACTATACAAAATACGATTATCACCTTTCCAGCTTTTTGGAATGAAAGAAAGTGCAGAGAAGAAGTTTCCAGAGATTCCAGTGGTAAGAATTCCATCTCCAGAAGATATAACTCCTGAACAATGGGAAGAATCCATTATTGAACTGGAAAATCTAACCCGGCTTTCGGAATTACTACCTCCTTTGGCTGAAAACCCCTGGTCTGGAACTGACCCGGGAATGATTTTACCTCCCACCATACGGGAGATTGAACAGCAAATAATTGAAACTCAGGATAATTTAGATTTATTCCGCAAAAAAGTCAAGGCATTTGAAGAGGAATATGGTATTAAAAATTCCAAAAACTTCTATGAACTGGATAAAACTATTCTAGCCTCTCAAATATTATCTGAATCAAAGCCGATAGATTTAGAAATTTTAAATTCACCCGTATGGGACGAACATGAAAATGACGCCTTTTTACTGTTAGAGAAACTGGAGAAACTTCAAAAAAGTATAACCATACTGGAAAGATTCCATGACTCAGTACTGGAAAAAGACCTGGATAAGTTGTTAAGGGACTATCTGGAACATTCTTCCAGTAAAATCAAGTTTTTAAGTGGTAAATATCGGAAAATCAAAAACGAAATTGATTCCCTTTACCTTAAAAACCCACCACAAAATGATTATGAGATTATACAGGATTTAGAATCTTTAAAAGATTTAACCAACTTAAAAAATCAACTGCATGAACATGAAGAAGTGGCCCGAAAATTCTTTGGATCACACTGGAACCTGGAGAACTCCTCAGTTAAAGAATTAACGGCCACCGCCAGGTGGATGGTTCAATTTAGAAAACTGGCAAATGATAACATAATCACTGATAAAACAATGGAATTGGTTTTCAGCGGCATAGACCATGAAAAAATAACTCAAATGGAAAATGAGCTCTTAGCTGAAAATGATTATTTCTCTAAATCATTAGAAAGTCTTAAATCCACATTAAATACTCATAGTCACATAATATTCAATAAAGAACCACAAATGGTTACTTTCAGTCAATGGAAAACTAAATTACGATTATGGAAGGATAATCTCAGTATTTTGCCTTTATGGTCCCAGTATCTGGAGAAAAAGAAGCTTTGTATGAAAACCAAGGCAGCACCATTCATTCCATCAGTTGAATCTGGAGCCATAGCCCTTGATGATGTAAAGGATATAATGGAAGGTAATTTGGCCGATAGTCTTTTAAGCATGGCCTTTAAAGAGATTTCCATTCTCTACACATTTATTGGAGATTTACATCAGGGTAGAATAACTGAATTCCAGGAACTGGACTCAAAAATCATTGAACTCAATCGTAAACGATTATTCAATAAGTTAAATCATAATATGCCTCAAGTATTTGGAGGAGCTGCTCCTAACTCCGAAGCCAATGTTCTCAGTGGAGAATTCACCCGTAAAAGAGGCCACTTACCTTTAAGAAAACTTTTAGCGAAATCTGGCGGACTTATACAGCAAATTAAACCGTGCTTTATGATGAGTCCGTTATCCATTGCCCAGTATTTAGATCCGGCCAATGAAAAACTGGAATTTGATGTGGTAATCTTTGATGAAGCATCTCAGGTAAAACCAGAAGACGCCCTAGGTGCCTTTTTACGGGGAAAAACTGCAGTGGTTATGGGTGATACTAACCAACTCCCACCAACTTCATTTTTTGACCAGATGATCATATCTGAAGAAGAAACAGAAGAAGTGGCCCGGGCCGCAGACATGGAAAGTATTCTTCACCTGTGCAAACGTAGTTTCCAGGTAAAAATGTTGCGCTGGCACTACCGTAGCCGGCACGAATCATTAATTGCAGTATCCAACCAGGAATTCTATGACAACTACCTCCTAGTTTATCCTTCACCCTGCCATGAAAGTGAAGAATTAGGTTTAAAACTTAATTATCTTCCAGAAACTGTTTATGAGCGTGGAAGAGGATCTTTCAACCCGGTTGAAGCTAAGGAAGTTGTTAAAGAAATATTCAATCACTTTAGAAAGTATAAAGGAACTAAAAGTCTGGGTGTGGGGACGTTTTCTGTGGCCCAGATGAACGCAATTCTAGAAGAACTGGAATTAATGCGAAAAGAACATCCTAAAATGGAAAGGTACTTTAGAGAAGATGCTGATGAGCATTTCTTTGTTAAAAACCTGGAAACTATCCAGGGAGACGAAAGGGATGTTATATTTATTAGTATAGGTTATGGATTTGATGAAAATCAAAAAATATCCATGAACTTCGGCCCATTGAATCAAGAAGGTGGAGAGCGCCGTTTAAATGTACTTATTACCCGGGCCCGGGAAAAATGTGTGGCCTTTTCTAATTTCCGTTCCATGGATCTCCATGTAACTGGAGGAACGCCATTTGGAGTGAAAGCCCTTAAAACCTTTTTACAATACGCTGAAAACGGTAGTTTAAGCCTGGAAAAAGGAACTAATGATGAAATACAGAGCCCATTTGAAGAATCAGTTTACCAATTCCTGGAAGAACATGGCCTAGAAGTAGAAAGAAGCATAGGATGTGCTGGTTTTAGAGTAGATATGGCCATTGTAGATCCGGAGGACCATGGAAGATACATGGTAGGTATTGAATGTGATGGGGCCATGTATCACAGTTCTGCAGTGGCCCGTGATAGGGATCGTCTCCGTGAACAGGTTTTAGAAGGCCTGGGTTGGAAGATTATTCATGTATGGTCCACGGACTGGTACCGGAATCGGGAAGAAACCCAGAAAAAACTATTAAATGCCATTGGTGTTATTGAAATAGAAACAACTACAGAGCTTGAAAAAGAATCAGAAGAACTCAATGATCTAGCTGGTAATTTAGAAGAAATTGATGAATCTATTAACTTAGAAACTCAAGATATTGAAACCGAATCAGAAAGTCTTGAAGTTTCCCGGGAAGAACTTGATGAATCTGAAATGGCAAGGGGTGAATTAGCAGAAGAAAGTGTGGATGAAAAGTCTGAAAATGAGGTTCTCATGGAGAATGGTATAAAATTATCTTCTTCAGAACTGGATAGTTCCTTTGAAGTCCAATCTAGTTATGCCCCTCCAGAAGATATAGTTTCTAAAAATATTGATGCTGAAGATATACCTTCGGAAGATATAGTTTCAGAAAATTCAGATATTACTGGAAATGTTAAAATTAGTGATCATAATTCTTCTATTGACTCCGATGCGGAAGTAATTCCATCTAGTGACTTAGACATGGACCAACCATTATCTAATGAAACAGATCTAGATGAATCAAATCTTCAAACTGAAGAAACAGATCCCGAACATTCTAAACAATTAACTCCATCTTCACCACCAAAATTAGAAGATAAACTGGTACCCTACCAATCTTATGAATCTACGACTTTAACCACATCTGATGAACTTTATAAAAGTCCTACTCCTGTTGTATCCACAGTGGTTAGTGAAATAGTATCTATAGAGGGCCCTATTCATTATGAAGAAATTATCAGGAGAATTCGTGAGGGGTGTGGCCTTAGAAGAGCAGGAAATAAAGTCAGGAATATTATTTCCAGTGCAGTAGAGATGGCTGAAAACAATGGTAATATAAGGCGCAGTGGGGACTTCTTACTGTTGAATGACACATCTAATGTGCCAGTTAGGGAGAGGATTTATAAACCAAATATTACCTTTATTTCTGCAGAAGAAATAGAAGAGGCCATTAGGATGGTTCTGGACTTTGAATCCATGACTCCTGAGAGAGAACTGGTTATTAAAACTTCACGTCTCTTTGGGTTCAAAACCACCAGTAAAAAGACCTTTGACCGTATAAATGGTGTTCTGCGAGATATGATTGATAAAGGTGTTTTAAAAGAATTTAATGGAAAAATCGATTTTAATAGATAATATAAAATTAAAATTTAATATTTTTTTTATTTTATTTATTTTTACATCAGTATCATGTCATTCATAGTCAACCTTCTATTAATTTTATTTTAAAATGAATTGATTTAAAATCAATTAAAAGTACTATTAAAAAGTTTTAACTAAATTAAAGATATTTTACTGGTTTTATATTATTTAATTTCTGTTTTTTGGGTTCAATATATTGAATTACTGGATTTTAAATAATAAAAGTTAATATTAATAAAGAGCAATAATTAATATTACTGAAGGTGAAATCCAAATTGAATGACTTTGCAATAATTTCATTAATATCGGCTATAACATCCTTTTTTATAGCTAACTTCATTTACTTTAGGAACCCTAAGAACTCTCTAAATCGAACAATTACTATTTTTAGCGTACTCGTTTCATTCATGGCACTTTGTGAATTTGCTTATCGTTTAGCAGAATCATCAGGCAGCGCATTCATATGGCTGAAATTAAGTGCATTGTGGCCATTTATACCTTCGGTATTGCTACATACCGCGTTTATTTTTACTCAAAGATCCTATATCTTGAGAAATAAATTAACTTACTTGCTGATTTATGGGCCTGCTTTGATTTTTGTAATATTAGGTATAGCCACCAATTTTTTCATAGGACCACCTATACATGAGTACTGGGGATGGATCTATTCTATACCATTAGATAAAAGTATCTATGATTTATTTGCCCTTTGGACCGTATTAGTTTCATTTATTTCGTCATGGATGGTATTTTTGTATGCATTTCAATCAGAAACCGGACAAAAAAGACAATCGGTCTATATTAGCTTTGGAATATTCATGCCACTAATATTGGGCTTAATCACAGATTTTATTTTAAGAAGTTTCTACATTGAAATTCCAGAATTAACCCAGACTTTTTTAACTATAGGCCTAGTTTTCATTGCTTATGGTGTTTGGAGATATGATTTCCCTATTCTAACTCCATCGCAAG harbors:
- a CDS encoding Fic family protein; the encoded protein is MFHPHFIYTQNMVNDLLKINSIRNFIDNTHLLLEMEVSFKREALLKSVHYSTAIEDNPLTLNEVDKLARGLKVSADENAQQEVLNYLNVLKKLDMYSSDEKITKESILKLHHDINYQILDDNSLCGKYRTVPVFMSNNQGDVIFTPPSAYLVEREMEKFIKWINNLGDLNPVIAAGIVHYEFMRIQPFTEGNGSTARVLTALFLHLEEFDVDRFFTLDEYYESDLTEYYKAINSVDKKTRDLTEWLEYFLEGFLISISRIKDQILLFSPDVSPQEQIKLSKKQIKIIEYLHLNGQISNLEVKKLFNISRQGAYKDLRRLMDLNLIEKKGGSRSTYYVLKNNF
- a CDS encoding DEAD/DEAH box helicase, which produces MVSKVLERLKNDIRYRDKIAHVETLPAREAQYCEVENLPENIMNYLDKNNFQLYQHQAQAFKHVRAGENVLITTPTASGKTMAFNLPIMEQLTADNDATALYIYPAKALANDQLQIIKSLESDLDLKLISNIYDGDTPKSERPWIKKNSRLILTNPYELHLILYWHHQWERFYKNLKFVVIDEAHQYRGVFGSNVAFLIRRLKRICHYYGSNPQFILSSATLANPQEFAEKLIGEPFQLISKDTSPSGEKHFILYNPYNKKNDLSVHQETMNLFLFFIIQDLQTLCFTVSRKMAELIAMWSKNQIGEKKPKLADKITAYRAGYLAEERRNIEEKLRSGELVGVTTTNALELGINIGSLDAVIISGYPGTMISTWQQAGRSGRKHKDSLVVLMAFQNPLDQYFMNNPQFLFDKAHENAIIDLQNPHIVKAHLLCAINELPLNKKDLKEYFEAEPSILSDLINNGTIRETPYTWIYNSNDNPAFQHGLDQISSDIFKVMHSNRLMEKMERSHAYREAHEGAVLINQGETYTVETFDSERRFINVAKRTVDYHTQVLKDVDIKITEKIDQREIGGLKVHFGELEVSEDFYKYKIMNYRKVLGTYPLDLPPLKFRTRGVWFTLPASLKDELEKKFDGDEIFAGGLHGTEHALIALFPLHVMCDRFDIGGLSTPYHPDTQEPSIFIYDAYEGGIGLAEKALEVFEELVDSTRALVDNCQCKDGCPSCIYSPKCGNENRPLHKDATSYILKKMRQNMESGKVEEIIPEISQIAGDGVKDINDGISLKDEPSPENISMHPPQAPAKALAGSGAYVEFEALDKLRERGKELYANGESEEALSFFERALEIKPEDAHLLQYKAMSLEQNGNHPLALEYYKQAHALDSKDEDLLYHLAISLYNNKEYLEAKLLLSDIIKSNPQSDQAWYLLGVILQAQEDIYGAIQFYSKALSLNPDHEEASESLRKLL
- a CDS encoding exonuclease is translated as MSSDKYNKHEKYLKDSLSTYTDPVERLKAKLMEENENKTIEDLGGEEIETDHGKTFQITNREKIKFNLKSSKKVKKSINCDFKLLSGVGDSTEFKLKTDGFKTMEDLTQHPRFGPKAEIFLEKVDNGMACDIIDLVKNRYPASHKRVLECAGFKEPEHFIFLDIETMGLSNVPVILMGEATLQDDEIEVKQYLLRDYGEEPAVLSAFTSHVNEDTAFVSFNGASFDLPFIKNRLRFFSIKNDLNRPHFDLLHFSRRFWKDDLPNCQLTTIEEHLFDIERIDDVPSGDIPDYYKTYHQTGNIGPLMPIIEHNRMDIVTLALIMSRMHEDL